The nucleotide window TCAAGGGGTGCGCGAAGCCATTGAAAAGGTGGTGGAAAACAACCAGCAAAGTTCCCTATCGGCCAAGCAGCAAGCCCAAGCTATCGAACAGGTGGTGGCGGCGATGAATGACCTCAACCAGTCTTCCAAGCAAACGGCGGATGGCATTTCGCAAATTAAGAGCGGTACGGAGAATTTGAAAAATTTGGCGCGGGATTTGCAAGCAATGGTTTAACTGCGAGCGCAGGGGCAAGTTGAGAATTGTTCTTGACAAAAAAGAAAAGTTTTGGTATAATTATTATAACATAGGGCGGGCTGGAAAGGTCGCCATAAAGAAGGGGAGGTTTGAAGACGCCTTTACCCAAACATCTAGGCTGCGCAAAAATAGAATCTTGTTCGTACAAAGTACATACAATGGCAGTAGCGATCGCGGGGCAAGCAAAAATCTCAAGCCTCGGCACTATCCGCAGTAGCAGACGATTTCTGCCAGCGGGGCAAAACGCGATCGCAAAAAAACAAAGTTCCCGACGCCACACAAATGGGAACAGTAAAGAAATTAATAACGGGAAAACTAATCAAAAACAAACACACCAGGCTGAAACTACCACTAGCGGGAAAACTGCGAAACACAACCCCGAGTTTCTCCCGAAACTGGAGACGGCGGCGTTCCAGGGGGGCATCTAGAAAATCCAAACAAACAATGGTTGCCGCAAGGGCAATTCCCCCCAAACTGGCAATGGTACTTCCCACCACAGGAACCAACAGATTGCATAAAAACAGCAACAAGCTAACCGCAGCCGCCAGCAGCAATTTTTTGACCTCAAACAAAATGGCGCGCCAGATATCCTGTAGGATGGCCAAAGTCCCTTCGGGGGTAGGGGGTTGGGTACCGGTGCGATGGGCTTCCAACTCTTCGGAAAGCTGACCGTACCAGGGCGATCCTAAAGTCACACCAATTTGCACCAACAAAAACCCCACAACAACCAACAGCAAGACCACCAGCAATCCCTGCAACAGCCAGCCAAAAAACGTCACCATGGCAGTTAGCCATCCCAACCATGACGGCCAATTTGCCGTAACGTTGCTGGCAGTTTGGGATAGGTCGGTGATGAGATTTTCAATACTGTTCAACCCGGGAAACAACAATCCCAGATATAAACCAATGGCGATCGCCACGTTTAATAAAATAGGAATAACGATGTACTTCCACAATCTCGGCAGGCGTTGGAGAATCACCAAGACTTGCACTGGGTAGACAATACCGGAAAACAATCCCGCGATCGCGTTCCACATAACAACAGGTTTCAGGTTTTTCTTGACGGCTTCGCTATAATGGCCAATTGGCTGCAATTTTGTAGTATAATATAAGGTTTGTGACCTTTTTGTAAGAGAAATTATGGCGGTACCAAAGAAGAAAACCTCCAAAAGTTGCAAACGCAAGCGCAAAGCCGTTTGGAAGCGCAAAGCAGCTTATGAAGCCGACAAAGCCCTTTCCCTGGGCAAATCCGTACTAACCGGACGTAGCAAAGGATTTTACTATCCTAGCGACGAAGACGAAGAGGAAGAAGAGGATTAGCATTCCCCAACTGGCAACAGCTTTTCCCAATACTAGCGGTGCGGCCCGGCCGCACCGTCGATTTTATGAGGTTTTCGCCTCTGGCAAAACGAGCATAGCATCGCCAAAGGAATAAAAACGGTACTGTTCGGCGATCGCTTCTCGATATAAATCCAACAACCGCCGACGCCCCACCATAGCACTCACCAACATCAACAGCGAAGACCGAGGCAAGTGGAAATTGGTAATCAACCCTTCCACCACCCGCCATCGATAGCCCGGGTAAATAAATAGCTCGGTCTTATCGCACATGGACTGTACTTTACCATCTTCGGTGGCTGCACTCTCCAGCGATCGCACCACCGTCGTTCCCACAGCCAAAATTCTACCTCCCCGCTGTTGGGTTTCGTAAATTTGGCTTGCCGTCTGTTCAGGAATTTCAAACCATTCCCCATGCATGACATGTTCGGTTACATTTTCCGTTTCCACCGGGCGAAACGTACCCACCCCCACATGCAACGTCACAAACGCACGCTGGATACCAGCATCCTGCAAACGCTGCAACAATTCTTCTGTGAAATGCAAACCAGCTGTAGGTGCCGCCACCGCCCCCGCTTGGCGAGCATAAACCGTTTGATATTGCTCCGGTTGGGCTTGGGTTTGGGTCACGTAGGGGGGAAACGGAATTTCTCCGAAAGCCTCTAACACCTGCCAAAAAGAATATCCCTGCGGTACTTCAAAGGTAACTATGCGACCGCCAGTAGCCGCATCTACCTCCCCAATGGTGGCTTTCATGACCGGCCAGTCAGAACTTTCCCCTCTGGAAGCTTCGGGAGGAATGTGTACTACCGCCCCCGGTGGCAGGCGTTTTCCCGGTTTGACCAGACACAACCAGCTGCCATCAGCACGGGGTTCCAGCAGCAGAAACTCCGCTTGGGCACCGCTGGACTTTTGTCCGTACAATCGTGCCGGAAGGACACGGGTATCGTTGAAAACCAACAAATCTCCCGGCTGTAGCAACTGTGGCAGGTCTCGAAAAATGCGATGTTGGTGCGTTGTGGGAGAATCCACCACCAGCAAGCGGGAGCTATCTCTAGGAACGACCGGGTTTTGTGCGATGCGTTCCTCGGGAAGGTCGTAGTCGTAGGCACTGAGAAAGAAGTCGTTATCCACGGTTTGTCGAGCGAGATAGGATATTTTCCGTTGGGTTTGCTGAAAACTGAGATTGGGAGTGATATAATCCCAAAAGTTACAAAT belongs to Geitlerinema sp. PCC 9228 and includes:
- a CDS encoding EI24 domain-containing protein, producing the protein MWNAIAGLFSGIVYPVQVLVILQRLPRLWKYIVIPILLNVAIAIGLYLGLLFPGLNSIENLITDLSQTASNVTANWPSWLGWLTAMVTFFGWLLQGLLVVLLLVVVGFLLVQIGVTLGSPWYGQLSEELEAHRTGTQPPTPEGTLAILQDIWRAILFEVKKLLLAAAVSLLLFLCNLLVPVVGSTIASLGGIALAATIVCLDFLDAPLERRRLQFREKLGVVFRSFPASGSFSLVCLFLISFPVINFFTVPICVASGTLFFCDRVLPRWQKSSATADSAEA
- a CDS encoding 50S ribosomal protein L32; the encoded protein is MAVPKKKTSKSCKRKRKAVWKRKAAYEADKALSLGKSVLTGRSKGFYYPSDEDEEEEED
- the queA gene encoding tRNA preQ1(34) S-adenosylmethionine ribosyltransferase-isomerase QueA, with the translated sequence MDNDFFLSAYDYDLPEERIAQNPVVPRDSSRLLVVDSPTTHQHRIFRDLPQLLQPGDLLVFNDTRVLPARLYGQKSSGAQAEFLLLEPRADGSWLCLVKPGKRLPPGAVVHIPPEASRGESSDWPVMKATIGEVDAATGGRIVTFEVPQGYSFWQVLEAFGEIPFPPYVTQTQAQPEQYQTVYARQAGAVAAPTAGLHFTEELLQRLQDAGIQRAFVTLHVGVGTFRPVETENVTEHVMHGEWFEIPEQTASQIYETQQRGGRILAVGTTVVRSLESAATEDGKVQSMCDKTELFIYPGYRWRVVEGLITNFHLPRSSLLMLVSAMVGRRRLLDLYREAIAEQYRFYSFGDAMLVLPEAKTS